The following coding sequences are from one Triticum dicoccoides isolate Atlit2015 ecotype Zavitan chromosome 4A, WEW_v2.0, whole genome shotgun sequence window:
- the LOC119287386 gene encoding basic blue protein-like, which yields MAAQGRGSAAVVVCVLLSAAAVVDAAVFNVGDRGGWSFNTNSWPTGKRFKAGDVLVFKYDATAHDVVAVSAAGYKACAKPAKGAKVYKSGSDRVTLARGTNYFICSIPGHCQSGMKIAVTAA from the exons ATGGCGGCCCAGGGAAGAGGCAGTGCAGCCGTGGTCGTGTGCGTGCTCCTgagcgcggcggcggtggtggacgcGGCGGTGTTCAACGTCGGCGACCGCGGCGGCTGGTCCTTCAATACCAACTCCTGGCCCACCGGCAAGCGCTTCAAGGCCGGCGACGTCCTAG TGTTCAAGTACGACGCGACGGCGCACGACGTGGTGGCGGTGAGCGCGGCGGGGTACAAGGCCTGCGCCAAGCCGGCCAAGGGCGCCAAGGTCTACAAGTCCGGCTCCGACCGCGTTACCCTCGCACGCGGCACGAACTACTTCATATGCAGCATTCCTGGACACTGCCAGTCCGGCATGAAGATCGCCGTCACCGCCGCCTAG
- the LOC119287384 gene encoding uncharacterized protein At4g14100-like: MPPFPLPVLAVVLLLCLGAPHAAGNPPDPPPAPTPWPHQFHAKLLMDYKGNLSLADLWYDWPGGRNLHVIRYQLDADAPYYDAEWNNGTSFFYTPARRTCRSAAVGVGILRPDWLAPGAAYLGRAPADGFDCHVWAKADFITYYEDAQTRRPVKWVFYTGRTAHVMSFEPGAVLEDAMEWQAPDYCFATENDLASEPDDGRDDAGFVPRIRMPFEG; encoded by the exons ATGCCGCCTTTCCCTCTCCCCGTCCTggccgtcgtcctcctcctctgcctcgggGCCCCGCACGCCGCCGGCAACCCGCCGGACCCGCCCCCGGCCCCGACCCCATGGCCGCACCAGTTCCACGCGAAGCTGCTGATGGACTACAAGGGCAACCTGTCGCTGGCGGACCTGTGGTACGACTGGCCGGGGGGCCGGAACCTGCACGTCATCCGCTACCAGCTGGACGCCGACGCGCCCTACTACGACGCGGAGTGGAACAACGGCACCTCCTTCTTCTACACGCCGGCGCGCCGCACCTGCCGCTCCGCCGCCGTCGGCGTCGGCATCCTGCGCCCCGACTGGCTCGCCCCCGGCGCCGCCTACCTCGGCCGCGCCCCCGCCGACGGCTTCGACTGCCACGTCTGGGCCAAGGCCGACTTCATCACCTACTACGAGGACGCGCAGACCAGGCGCCCCGTCAAATGGGTCTTCTACACCG GGCGGACGGCGCACGTGATGAGCTTCGAGCCAGGGGCGGTGCTGGAGGACGCCATGGAATGGCAGGCGCCCGACTACTGCTTCGCCACTGAGAATGACCTTGCCTCCGAACCTGATGATGGGCGCGACGATGCGGGCTTCGTCCCCAGGATCAGAATGCCATTCGAAGGCTAG